A genomic region of Exiguobacterium oxidotolerans JCM 12280 contains the following coding sequences:
- the lysS gene encoding lysine--tRNA ligase yields the protein MEMNDQMQVRLGKMNAMREQGLDPFGARFERSTDTASIRAAYGENEKEELAELKPEVAIAGRVMTTRRKGKVGFTNVQDVTGQIQLYVRKDDVGEEAYEVYKTCDLGDIIGISGYVFKTNVGELSVHVTSFTLLTKALRPLPDKYHGLKDVEQRYRQRYLDLITNTESRETFIARSKVIRGIRQYLDSLGYLEVETPMLHTIAGGASARPFITHHNALDMTLYMRIAIELHLKRLIVGGLEKVYEIGRVFRNEGISTRHNPEFTMIELYEAYADYEDIMDLTENLIAHVAQEVLGTTKVTYGEDVIDLTVGWKRAHMADLVKEATGINFFDDISKERAHELAHEHGIEVQSHMSTGHILNEFFEQKIEETLVQPTFVYGHPVEISPLAKKNPQDPRFTDRFELFIVRREHANAFTELNDPIDQRERFEAQLVEKEAGNDEAHEMDNDFIEALEYGMPPTGGLGIGIDRLVMLLTNAPSIRDVLLFPTMRHQQN from the coding sequence ATGGAAATGAATGATCAAATGCAGGTGCGTCTCGGTAAGATGAACGCGATGCGTGAACAAGGACTCGACCCGTTTGGTGCACGTTTTGAACGATCGACGGATACGGCAAGTATCCGTGCTGCTTATGGCGAGAACGAAAAAGAAGAATTAGCTGAATTAAAACCGGAAGTAGCAATCGCTGGACGTGTCATGACGACGCGCCGTAAAGGGAAAGTTGGATTTACGAACGTTCAAGATGTTACAGGTCAAATTCAGTTGTACGTCCGGAAAGATGATGTCGGAGAAGAAGCATATGAAGTGTATAAGACATGTGATTTAGGTGATATCATCGGAATCAGTGGATATGTCTTTAAAACGAACGTCGGTGAGTTGTCGGTTCACGTCACGTCGTTTACGTTGTTGACGAAAGCACTCCGTCCACTTCCAGATAAATATCATGGATTAAAAGATGTGGAACAACGGTACCGTCAACGTTATCTCGACCTGATTACGAATACGGAATCACGTGAGACATTCATCGCGCGGAGTAAAGTCATTCGTGGAATTCGTCAATACCTCGATAGCCTCGGCTACTTGGAAGTCGAAACACCGATGTTACACACAATCGCGGGTGGAGCATCTGCCCGTCCGTTCATCACGCACCACAATGCTCTTGATATGACGCTCTACATGCGAATTGCGATTGAATTGCATCTAAAACGTCTGATCGTCGGTGGTCTTGAGAAGGTCTATGAAATCGGACGTGTCTTCCGAAATGAAGGAATTTCAACACGTCATAACCCTGAATTCACGATGATTGAGTTGTATGAAGCATATGCGGACTATGAAGATATCATGGATTTAACAGAAAACCTGATTGCTCACGTCGCTCAAGAAGTACTTGGGACAACAAAGGTTACGTATGGCGAAGATGTCATCGATTTAACGGTTGGTTGGAAACGTGCCCATATGGCAGATCTCGTTAAGGAAGCGACAGGAATCAATTTCTTTGATGATATTTCGAAAGAGCGGGCCCATGAACTTGCCCATGAACACGGAATCGAAGTCCAGTCACATATGTCGACGGGGCATATCTTAAATGAATTCTTCGAACAAAAAATCGAGGAGACGCTCGTCCAACCGACTTTCGTTTATGGTCACCCAGTTGAAATTTCACCACTCGCGAAGAAAAACCCGCAAGATCCACGCTTTACGGATCGTTTCGAATTATTCATCGTGCGTCGTGAACATGCGAATGCCTTCACGGAGTTAAACGATCCAATCGACCAACGTGAACGTTTCGAAGCACAGCTTGTTGAAAAGGAAGCTGGGAACGATGAAGCACACGAGATGGATAATGATTTCATCGAAGCATTGGAATATGGAATGCCGCCAACGGGTGGACTTGGAATCGGAATCGATCGCCTTGTCATGCTGTTAACGAATGCACCATCGATTCGTGACGTTCTCTTATTCCCGACGATGCGCCACCAACAAAACTAA
- the dusB gene encoding tRNA dihydrouridine synthase DusB translates to MPGFKIGDVELNNRVILAPMAGVCNPAFRLIAKEFGAGLVCAEMVSDKGILYENERTLEMLYVDEREKPLSLQIYGGSKETLVQAAQYVDANTNADIIDINMGCPVPKVTKCDAGAKWLLDPDKVYEMVHAVSQAVEKPVTVKMRTGWDSHHIYCVDNVRAAEAGGAKAVAIHGRTRSQKYEGVADWNIIGEAKRAVQIPIIGNGDVQTPQDAQRMIDEIGVDGVMIGRAALGNPWMLYQTIQYLESGTLPAEPTPREKIDICLLHAARLVALKGEKLAVREMRTHVAWYLKGLSGNGQVRKALFDIDTHAGLQELLRQYVETLETTAVHA, encoded by the coding sequence ATGCCAGGTTTTAAGATTGGGGACGTCGAACTGAACAACCGCGTCATTCTTGCTCCGATGGCGGGAGTCTGCAACCCTGCGTTTCGTTTGATCGCAAAAGAATTCGGGGCAGGACTTGTCTGTGCGGAGATGGTGAGCGACAAAGGGATCTTATATGAAAATGAACGGACGTTAGAGATGTTGTATGTCGACGAACGCGAAAAGCCACTCAGTCTGCAGATTTACGGCGGGTCGAAGGAAACGCTTGTTCAAGCGGCACAGTATGTCGATGCCAACACGAATGCGGATATCATTGACATCAATATGGGTTGTCCCGTTCCAAAAGTAACGAAGTGTGATGCTGGTGCAAAATGGTTGCTTGATCCCGATAAAGTATATGAAATGGTTCATGCTGTATCGCAAGCGGTCGAGAAACCCGTCACGGTGAAGATGCGGACCGGGTGGGACAGCCATCACATTTATTGTGTCGATAATGTCCGCGCAGCGGAGGCGGGTGGCGCGAAAGCTGTGGCCATCCACGGGCGGACCCGTTCGCAAAAGTATGAGGGTGTTGCGGACTGGAACATCATCGGCGAAGCAAAGCGGGCAGTGCAGATTCCGATCATCGGAAACGGTGATGTGCAAACGCCGCAAGACGCGCAACGGATGATTGATGAGATCGGGGTAGATGGCGTCATGATCGGTCGGGCGGCGCTCGGCAATCCTTGGATGCTCTATCAGACGATCCAGTATCTCGAATCCGGGACGTTACCAGCCGAGCCGACACCACGTGAAAAGATTGATATTTGCTTGTTGCATGCGGCACGCCTCGTTGCACTGAAAGGTGAGAAACTAGCCGTTCGTGAAATGCGTACCCATGTCGCATGGTATCTCAAAGGGTTAAGTGGAAACGGACAAGTTCGAAAAGCCTTATTCGATATTGATACTCATGCCGGTCTTCAAGAGTTGTTACGTCAGTATGTCGAAACCTTGGAAACAACCGCAGTACATGCGTGA
- the folK gene encoding 2-amino-4-hydroxy-6-hydroxymethyldihydropteridine diphosphokinase, with product MNRAYIALGSNIGDKAGHLHAAIEAMGAYPEIQTIRPSSIYETVPVGYLDQDLFYNMVVELETSWSAEVLLAHLQEIERREGRKRLFKNGPRTLDLDIILYNTDDIHSEGLTVPHPRMQERAFVLAPLHELNPGYTVRHLEMTVAELYARLPETERAGVKRIV from the coding sequence ATGAACCGTGCTTACATCGCCCTTGGGTCGAATATCGGGGATAAGGCAGGTCACTTACATGCTGCAATCGAAGCGATGGGAGCGTACCCGGAGATTCAAACGATTCGTCCGTCCTCGATTTATGAGACTGTTCCTGTCGGCTATCTCGATCAAGACCTGTTTTACAATATGGTCGTCGAACTTGAGACGAGTTGGTCCGCCGAGGTGTTGCTCGCGCACTTGCAAGAGATCGAACGCCGAGAGGGACGGAAACGATTGTTCAAGAATGGTCCCAGAACGTTAGATCTTGACATCATTCTTTATAATACAGATGATATACATTCAGAAGGATTGACGGTGCCGCATCCACGGATGCAAGAGCGAGCGTTTGTCCTTGCACCGTTACATGAATTGAATCCGGGTTATACAGTACGACACTTAGAGATGACGGTCGCGGAACTGTATGCCCGGTTACCGGAAACAGAACGAGCAGGTGTGAAGCGCATCGTGTAA